In Moorella sp. Hama-1, a single genomic region encodes these proteins:
- a CDS encoding phosphopentomutase, whose protein sequence is MDSDRVILIVLDSVGVGALPDAAKYGDEGSNTLGNIAAAVNLKLPNLTRLGLGNIIPLRGIPPVGLPEAAWGKMASRTAGKDTTSGHWELAGLILERPFPLYPHGFPPEVIEPFEKAIGRRVLGNKPASGTVIIEELGAEHVRTGYPIVYTSADSVFQIAAHEEVIPVEELYRYCKVARKILTGEHAVGRVIARPFIGEPGHFIRTDRRQDFSLEPPQPTLLDAVTAAGLEVMAVGKIKDIFAGRGITRWIHTHDNMDGVDQICNYLREGERGLIFTNLVDFDMRYGHRNDVAGYAAALEAFDRRLPELLAGLEGDDVLILTADHGCDPTTPSTDHSREYVPLLIYGKRVRPLNIGVRSTFADLGATVAELLGVPYKLPGKSFAPMLLK, encoded by the coding sequence ATGGATTCAGACCGTGTCATCCTGATCGTGCTGGATAGCGTCGGTGTCGGTGCCCTGCCCGACGCCGCCAAGTACGGTGACGAAGGCAGCAACACCCTGGGTAATATAGCTGCTGCCGTAAACCTTAAACTGCCTAACCTGACCCGCCTGGGATTGGGCAATATTATTCCCCTGCGAGGTATTCCGCCGGTAGGGCTGCCTGAAGCCGCCTGGGGGAAGATGGCCTCCCGGACGGCCGGCAAGGATACTACCAGCGGTCACTGGGAGCTGGCCGGCCTGATCCTGGAACGGCCCTTCCCCCTCTACCCCCACGGTTTCCCGCCGGAGGTGATTGAGCCCTTTGAAAAGGCCATCGGCCGGCGGGTCCTGGGCAATAAACCGGCTTCGGGTACGGTGATCATCGAAGAGCTGGGGGCCGAGCATGTGCGCACCGGTTACCCCATTGTCTATACCTCGGCCGACAGTGTCTTCCAGATTGCCGCCCATGAAGAGGTTATCCCGGTGGAGGAATTATACCGCTACTGCAAGGTAGCCAGGAAAATCCTCACCGGCGAACACGCCGTCGGCCGGGTAATCGCGCGGCCCTTTATCGGAGAACCGGGACACTTCATTCGCACCGACCGGCGCCAGGATTTCTCCCTGGAACCGCCGCAACCGACTCTCCTGGATGCCGTGACTGCCGCCGGCCTGGAGGTCATGGCAGTGGGCAAAATAAAAGATATTTTTGCCGGCCGGGGCATTACCCGCTGGATTCATACCCATGATAATATGGACGGCGTCGACCAGATCTGCAACTACCTGCGGGAAGGTGAGCGGGGGCTGATTTTTACCAACCTGGTGGACTTCGATATGCGCTACGGCCACCGCAATGACGTGGCCGGTTATGCCGCCGCCCTCGAGGCCTTCGACCGGCGCTTGCCGGAATTGCTGGCGGGCCTGGAGGGGGATGACGTCCTGATCCTTACGGCCGACCACGGGTGTGACCCGACCACCCCAAGCACCGATCACTCCCGGGAGTATGTACCCCTATTGATTTACGGCAAACGTGTCCGGCCCCTGAATATCGGCGTACGCTCGACCTTCGCCGACCTGGGTGCCACGGTAGCGGAACTCCTAGGCGTGCCTTACAAACTGCCCGGGAAGAGTTTTGCGCCGATGCTGCTCAAGTAG
- the xerD gene encoding site-specific tyrosine recombinase XerD, whose translation MRELVDEFLYYLVVERGLAENTLASYNSDLQQFLQYMEGAGIKNPGDVTRGLMVAYVVKMQQEGRSPATISQHLAALKSFYHFLLRERLVESNPTSNLESPRQSKKLPQVLTVAEVEKLLNQPRPDTPAGLRDKAMLELLYATGLRVSELVSLNIDQVHLEGEFVRCLGKGSKERVVPMGQVACFHVRTYLEHGRGKLVKKATEPALFVNHHGRRLSRQGCWKILKGYVRAANLKKDITPHTLRHSFATHLLENGADLRSVQELLGHADIGTTQIYTHLTRKKIREVYDKAHPRA comes from the coding sequence GTGCGCGAGCTGGTAGATGAGTTTCTTTATTACCTGGTGGTAGAACGGGGCCTGGCTGAAAACACCCTGGCTTCCTATAACAGTGACCTGCAACAGTTCCTGCAATACATGGAGGGGGCGGGGATTAAAAACCCGGGGGATGTGACCCGCGGGTTAATGGTAGCCTATGTGGTGAAAATGCAACAAGAGGGGCGTTCGCCGGCGACTATCTCCCAGCACCTGGCGGCCCTGAAATCCTTTTACCATTTTTTGTTGCGGGAGCGCCTGGTCGAAAGCAACCCCACCAGCAATCTGGAATCACCCCGCCAGTCCAAGAAGTTACCCCAGGTCCTGACGGTAGCCGAAGTAGAAAAACTCCTGAACCAGCCGCGCCCGGATACACCGGCAGGCCTGCGGGACAAGGCCATGCTCGAACTCCTTTACGCCACCGGCCTGCGGGTATCGGAACTCGTGTCCCTGAACATCGATCAGGTTCACCTGGAAGGGGAGTTTGTCCGCTGCCTGGGCAAAGGATCTAAAGAAAGGGTAGTTCCCATGGGTCAAGTGGCCTGTTTCCATGTCCGGACATACCTGGAGCACGGGCGGGGGAAACTAGTTAAAAAGGCGACGGAGCCGGCCCTGTTTGTGAACCATCACGGCCGGCGCCTTTCCCGCCAGGGCTGCTGGAAAATCCTGAAGGGGTATGTCCGGGCGGCCAATTTGAAAAAGGACATCACGCCCCATACCCTGCGCCATTCCTTTGCTACCCATCTCCTGGAAAATGGCGCCGATCTGCGTTCGGTGCAAGAACTCCTAGGACACGCCGATATCGGTACCACCCAGATTTACACCCACCTGACCAGAAAGAAGATTCGCGAGGTCTATGATAAAGCCCATCCTCGGGCGTAA
- the spoIIM gene encoding stage II sporulation protein M, with the protein MERTLARHLHDNLGLYLLVGFFFLAGIIAGTVAVNFLEPQQVSQMGSYLGKLLDQFNGEGPAFNYAAYQALMSALKEMGLVWFLGLTVIGIPLIIGLVFFKGAILGFTVGFLVQQKALAGVVLSFLAILPPNIIQIPALFLAAVLGISFSISLMHSRSQVGGAILPRFLTYSFLMLLVAVLLIGGGLVEAYLSPFFARAVLAYF; encoded by the coding sequence GTGGAGCGGACCCTGGCCAGACACCTACACGATAACCTGGGCCTGTACCTGCTGGTCGGCTTTTTCTTCCTGGCCGGGATTATAGCCGGGACGGTAGCCGTTAACTTCCTGGAGCCACAGCAAGTAAGCCAGATGGGCTCCTACCTGGGGAAGCTCTTAGACCAGTTTAATGGCGAAGGCCCGGCATTTAACTATGCCGCCTACCAGGCCCTGATGAGCGCCTTGAAAGAAATGGGTCTGGTCTGGTTTTTGGGTTTAACGGTAATCGGCATCCCCTTAATTATCGGTCTAGTCTTTTTCAAGGGTGCCATCCTGGGATTTACCGTCGGCTTCCTGGTCCAGCAAAAGGCCCTTGCAGGGGTGGTTCTCTCCTTTCTGGCCATTTTACCACCCAATATTATTCAAATCCCGGCCCTGTTTCTGGCCGCCGTCCTGGGGATCTCCTTTTCCATCAGTTTAATGCATAGTCGCAGCCAGGTTGGTGGCGCCATCCTGCCGCGTTTTTTAACCTATTCTTTTCTGATGTTACTGGTGGCTGTACTCCTGATAGGGGGGGGATTGGTAGAGGCTTACCTGTCTCCCTTCTTTGCCCGGGCAGTTCTCGCTTATTTTTGA
- a CDS encoding NUDIX domain-containing protein: MDLTETRLTSERIYEGRILNLRRDKVRLPNGREASREVVEHPGAVAIIALDAEKNVYLVRQYRYPINRVTLEIPAGKLDAGEEPVACARRELAEEVGLAAAEWKPLLTFYSTPGFSDEVMHLFLATGLRPHREKADEDEFLEIVRVPLAEAATMALEGGIQDAKSITGILAVTRI, encoded by the coding sequence ATGGATCTAACCGAAACCCGCCTTACCTCAGAGCGCATTTACGAAGGCCGTATCTTAAACCTGCGCCGGGATAAGGTGCGGCTGCCCAACGGTCGCGAAGCCAGCCGCGAGGTGGTGGAACACCCCGGAGCAGTGGCCATCATCGCCCTGGATGCAGAAAAAAACGTCTACCTGGTGCGCCAGTATCGCTATCCCATCAACCGGGTGACCCTGGAGATACCGGCCGGCAAACTCGATGCCGGCGAAGAACCCGTCGCTTGCGCCCGGCGGGAACTGGCCGAAGAGGTCGGACTGGCAGCAGCTGAATGGAAGCCCCTTCTAACCTTCTATTCCACGCCAGGCTTTTCCGATGAGGTCATGCATCTCTTTCTGGCCACAGGCCTGCGGCCCCACCGGGAAAAGGCCGATGAAGATGAATTTCTCGAGATCGTTCGCGTTCCCCTGGCGGAGGCCGCAACCATGGCCCTGGAGGGAGGTATTCAGGACGCTAAAAGTATAACCGGAATCCTGGCCGTAACCCGGATCTAG
- the spo0A gene encoding sporulation transcription factor Spo0A has product MESIKVLIADDNREFCEVLEEFFHDQQDFVLSGVAHNGQETLQLIQEQEPDIVILDIIMPHLDGIGVLEKLQVLNFEPRPKIVILTALGQESMTMRSVELGADYYILKPFDLEVLGNRLRQLANGHPLPAAPPQINRAGRNMDVEVTKIIHQMGVPAHIKGYQYLREAILMVIDDVSLLGAVTKELYPLIARKYMTTPSRVERAIRHAIELAWDRGNVEMMNKFFGYTINVERGKPTNSEFIAMVADKLRIGAKIN; this is encoded by the coding sequence ATGGAGAGCATTAAAGTACTCATTGCCGATGATAATCGGGAATTTTGCGAGGTGTTGGAGGAATTCTTTCACGACCAGCAGGATTTTGTCCTCTCCGGGGTAGCTCATAATGGCCAGGAGACCCTGCAACTTATTCAGGAGCAAGAACCCGATATCGTCATCCTGGACATTATCATGCCGCACCTGGACGGCATTGGGGTGTTAGAGAAACTCCAGGTTCTAAATTTTGAGCCGCGGCCAAAGATAGTTATCCTCACCGCCCTGGGACAAGAAAGTATGACCATGCGCTCGGTCGAGCTGGGAGCTGACTACTACATATTAAAGCCCTTTGACCTGGAAGTCCTGGGGAACAGGTTACGACAGCTGGCCAACGGTCATCCCTTGCCGGCAGCGCCGCCCCAGATTAACCGGGCCGGGCGTAATATGGACGTTGAGGTAACTAAAATTATTCATCAAATGGGCGTGCCGGCTCACATTAAGGGTTACCAGTATCTGCGGGAGGCCATTCTTATGGTCATTGATGACGTCAGCCTCCTGGGGGCGGTAACGAAGGAGCTCTATCCCCTCATTGCCCGTAAGTATATGACTACTCCCAGCCGTGTCGAGCGGGCCATCCGCCATGCCATCGAACTGGCCTGGGACCGGGGTAATGTCGAGATGATGAATAAATTCTTTGGGTACACTATTAACGTCGAACGGGGTAAACCCACCAACTCGGAGTTTATCGCCATGGTTGCCGACAAGCTGCGGATTGGCGCCAAGATAAATTAA
- the spoIVB gene encoding SpoIVB peptidase codes for MPLKRLGHRVLGLVLAAMILYGGLAPPVRNFFTLPWQQRLTAAAPLTLPWDLPPGLARQVEVRVDSGDRTSAATSSFPQWLQLQLKLFGFIPLKNITIQLVQPVHVSPGGQAIGVFLKTEGVQVVGQAAVIDEQGNKIYLARQAGLETGDTILAIDGQKVTSDQEVANLINAAGQANRPARLTVKRDGRLLNINIRPRYCQETGRFRIGVYVRDSTAGVGTLTFFEQNKGVFGALGHVVTSSDGQTAMDISGGKIVAAAIQGIHQGHRGQPGEKLGVFLDNGQFTGTIQKNTTVGIFGTITGRPGGSQQVPVALADSVHPGPAEILTVIEGEKVESFQVEIERVMPHQRASGKGLVLRITDPRLLAITGGIIQGMSGSPILQDGQLVGAVTHVFINDPTRGYGVLAEWMLQETNLMPPTSTRGAAVETPGYFLFMDFYVG; via the coding sequence ATGCCTTTGAAACGCCTGGGGCACCGGGTCCTGGGCCTGGTGCTGGCGGCAATGATCCTTTATGGTGGACTGGCCCCGCCGGTACGTAACTTCTTTACCCTGCCCTGGCAACAGCGCCTAACGGCAGCAGCGCCCCTTACCCTGCCCTGGGACCTGCCGCCAGGACTGGCCCGCCAGGTTGAGGTCCGGGTTGACAGCGGTGACCGGACCAGTGCCGCCACCAGCAGTTTTCCCCAATGGTTGCAATTGCAACTAAAACTCTTTGGCTTTATTCCCCTGAAGAATATCACCATCCAGCTGGTCCAACCGGTGCATGTTTCTCCCGGCGGCCAGGCTATCGGGGTTTTTCTGAAGACCGAGGGGGTCCAGGTGGTGGGTCAGGCGGCAGTTATCGATGAGCAGGGTAATAAAATATACCTGGCCCGGCAGGCAGGCCTGGAAACAGGCGATACCATTCTAGCCATTGACGGCCAGAAGGTAACCAGCGACCAGGAGGTAGCTAACCTGATCAATGCCGCCGGGCAGGCCAACCGGCCCGCCCGGCTGACCGTCAAAAGAGACGGCCGGTTGTTAAATATCAATATCCGGCCGAGGTACTGCCAGGAAACCGGACGTTTCCGGATCGGCGTTTATGTCCGGGATAGCACGGCCGGTGTCGGTACCCTGACCTTTTTTGAACAAAACAAGGGCGTTTTTGGCGCCCTGGGGCACGTTGTCACCAGCAGTGACGGCCAGACGGCTATGGATATCAGCGGGGGTAAGATAGTAGCCGCCGCTATCCAAGGTATCCACCAGGGGCATCGGGGTCAACCGGGGGAAAAGCTGGGGGTATTCCTGGATAACGGCCAGTTTACCGGGACGATACAAAAGAATACAACTGTTGGCATATTTGGGACAATAACTGGTAGACCCGGCGGCAGCCAGCAGGTGCCTGTAGCCCTGGCCGACAGTGTGCATCCTGGACCAGCGGAAATCCTGACGGTTATCGAAGGGGAAAAGGTCGAAAGTTTCCAGGTGGAGATCGAACGGGTCATGCCCCACCAGCGAGCCAGCGGTAAAGGCCTGGTTCTAAGGATTACTGACCCGCGGCTACTGGCCATTACCGGCGGCATTATCCAGGGTATGAGTGGCAGCCCCATTCTCCAGGATGGACAGCTGGTGGGTGCCGTAACCCATGTCTTTATCAATGATCCTACCCGGGGTTATGGCGTCCTGGCCGAATGGATGCTTCAAGAGACCAATCTAATGCCTCCGACTTCAACCAGGGGTGCTGCTGTCGAAACCCCTGGCTATTTCCTTTTTATGGATTTTTATGTAGGATAA
- the recN gene encoding DNA repair protein RecN, with product MLRELQIENLALIESLQLSLEPGLTVLTGETGAGKSIIVDAVGLLVGARASAEYIRAGAEKAEVRGLFQTEGLPGLAAALAEMGIPTEEDGTLLLNREISRSGRHNCRINGRSLTLGMYQRIGQMLVDIHGQHAYQSILRPAYQMDMLDGLANLMALRQEVRELYDRWQDLKRELAELCGNNREREQQRDFWQYQIQEIAAAALHPGEEEELTHQRDILNNAERLARGAAAIYTTLFAGEGRSAYDQISQAAKELEALAAIDPGLQAWQVTLEGAAAQVEEVARSLHRYGEGLEYDPRRLQEIENRLELIKNLKRKYGDSIQAILAYQAETAAALEGLEQREQQAAGLEKEIQQAEEGYREKAVLLRRRRLEAAQKVEKDLEGILKDLAMPRARIKVACTEADVPGPKGLDEVTFLFQPNPGEGTRPLAQIASGGEMARVMLALKSILAEVDAVPTLIFDEIDAGVGGAAARAVARTLAAISRRHQVFSVTHSAQLASYARQHYRVSKVVQDGRTFTRVAILQGEDRVDEVARLLSGSSSPVAREHAADILRQSGAT from the coding sequence GTGCTCCGGGAACTGCAAATCGAGAACCTGGCGTTGATCGAGTCCCTGCAGCTCAGCCTGGAGCCAGGGCTGACGGTCCTCACTGGTGAAACGGGAGCCGGCAAATCGATTATTGTCGACGCTGTAGGGTTGCTGGTGGGGGCGCGGGCTTCGGCGGAATACATCCGGGCCGGGGCTGAGAAAGCGGAAGTCCGGGGCCTTTTCCAGACGGAGGGCCTGCCGGGGCTGGCAGCAGCCCTGGCCGAAATGGGTATACCAACCGAAGAGGATGGTACCTTGCTCCTTAACCGGGAGATCAGCCGGAGCGGGCGGCACAACTGCCGCATCAACGGCCGCAGCCTGACCCTGGGGATGTACCAGCGAATTGGCCAGATGCTGGTGGATATCCACGGCCAGCATGCCTATCAATCCATCCTTAGACCGGCTTATCAAATGGACATGCTGGACGGCCTGGCCAACCTGATGGCCTTGCGGCAGGAGGTCCGGGAGCTCTATGACCGCTGGCAGGATTTAAAAAGAGAACTGGCGGAACTCTGCGGCAATAACCGGGAAAGGGAGCAGCAGCGCGATTTCTGGCAATACCAGATCCAGGAGATAGCTGCGGCCGCCCTGCACCCCGGGGAAGAAGAGGAATTGACCCACCAGCGAGATATCCTTAATAATGCGGAAAGGTTGGCCCGGGGCGCGGCAGCGATTTACACCACCCTTTTTGCCGGGGAAGGCCGCTCTGCTTATGATCAGATCAGCCAGGCAGCGAAGGAACTGGAGGCCCTGGCAGCCATTGACCCGGGGCTGCAGGCCTGGCAGGTAACCCTGGAGGGAGCGGCGGCCCAGGTAGAAGAGGTAGCTCGCAGCCTGCATCGTTATGGCGAAGGTCTGGAGTACGATCCCCGGCGGTTGCAAGAGATCGAAAACCGCCTGGAATTGATCAAGAATTTAAAACGTAAGTACGGCGATAGTATCCAGGCCATCCTGGCATACCAGGCCGAAACAGCGGCGGCCCTGGAAGGGCTGGAACAGCGGGAACAGCAGGCCGCCGGTCTGGAAAAGGAGATCCAACAGGCTGAGGAGGGGTACCGGGAAAAGGCTGTCCTTTTACGCCGGCGGCGGCTGGAAGCAGCCCAAAAAGTTGAAAAGGATCTGGAGGGAATTCTCAAGGACCTGGCCATGCCCCGAGCCCGGATCAAAGTGGCCTGCACAGAGGCGGACGTACCCGGCCCTAAAGGCCTGGATGAGGTCACCTTTCTTTTCCAGCCCAATCCGGGGGAGGGCACTCGCCCCCTGGCCCAGATTGCTTCCGGCGGCGAGATGGCCCGGGTAATGCTGGCCTTAAAGAGTATCCTGGCCGAGGTTGACGCTGTACCCACATTAATTTTTGATGAAATTGACGCCGGGGTCGGCGGCGCCGCGGCCCGGGCGGTAGCCCGGACCCTGGCGGCCATCAGCCGCCGGCACCAGGTTTTTAGCGTTACCCATTCGGCCCAGCTGGCCAGTTACGCCAGGCAGCACTACCGGGTGAGTAAGGTTGTCCAGGACGGCCGCACCTTTACCAGGGTAGCAATCCTGCAAGGTGAGGACAGAGTAGATGAGGTGGCGCGGCTTTTATCCGGCTCTTCCAGCCCGGTGGCCCGAGAACATGCTGCCGACATTTTAAGGCAATCAGGGGCCACATAA
- the argR gene encoding arginine repressor: MKTQRQQLILKLIAATPIATQDQLAKELRRRGLRVTQATVSRDIKELGLVKVPAGENLYRYAAPPGQRLINPYGRLQRLFTDSVIKVDDSENLILIRTLPGTAHAVASCLDSIDWPEVIGTVAGDDTILVIVKPKEAVATVLQRFRELGEG; encoded by the coding sequence ATGAAAACCCAGCGCCAGCAATTAATCCTGAAGCTGATAGCCGCGACGCCCATAGCCACCCAGGATCAACTGGCTAAAGAGCTGCGCCGGCGGGGCCTCAGGGTAACCCAGGCAACCGTTTCCCGGGATATCAAAGAACTGGGCCTGGTCAAGGTTCCGGCAGGGGAAAACCTCTACCGTTATGCCGCGCCCCCCGGGCAACGCCTCATTAATCCCTACGGCCGGCTGCAGCGTTTATTTACCGACTCGGTTATTAAAGTTGATGATAGCGAAAATTTAATTTTAATCCGGACCCTGCCGGGGACGGCCCACGCCGTGGCTTCCTGCCTGGATTCTATCGACTGGCCGGAAGTTATCGGTACTGTAGCCGGCGATGATACCATTCTGGTGATTGTCAAACCCAAGGAAGCGGTAGCTACAGTTTTACAGCGCTTCCGGGAACTCGGGGAAGGGTGA
- a CDS encoding NAD(+)/NADH kinase, whose translation MQRIGMVANLEKPRVRETALEIIHYLENRQVQVLISHRKAAALGCPAKGVAEDEVVTAQALLALGGDGTLLRAARLVARTGTPILGINLGHLGFLTEIELAELYPALDKLLAGAYRVEERMMLQGSVERSEQVLSCTALNDIVITKGAFSRMLRLEVYIDTAYLDTYPADGLIVSSPTGSTAYSLSAGGPLVSPQLQVMILTPICPHTLYARPLVVPGEQAIRVCVHAPGAEVMLTVDGQQGLHLRDGDVIKVTRAGTPTRLIRLQNNTFFSLVREKLKEGGSRQEDENPAPAINPEADSRDAHSHPGSTG comes from the coding sequence TTGCAGCGGATCGGTATGGTCGCCAACCTGGAAAAACCCCGGGTCCGGGAAACGGCCCTGGAGATTATACACTACCTGGAAAACCGGCAGGTCCAGGTCCTGATCTCCCACCGGAAGGCCGCCGCCTTGGGATGCCCGGCAAAGGGCGTGGCGGAAGACGAAGTAGTCACGGCCCAGGCCCTCTTAGCCCTGGGGGGCGATGGGACCCTCCTGCGGGCGGCCCGGCTGGTGGCCCGGACCGGTACCCCCATCCTGGGCATTAACCTGGGCCACCTGGGTTTTCTCACGGAGATCGAACTGGCGGAGCTTTATCCGGCCCTGGATAAACTCCTGGCCGGCGCCTACCGGGTGGAAGAGCGGATGATGCTCCAGGGTTCAGTGGAGCGGTCGGAACAGGTACTATCCTGTACGGCTTTAAACGATATCGTCATCACCAAGGGCGCTTTTTCCCGCATGCTGCGCCTGGAGGTTTATATTGATACCGCTTACCTGGATACCTACCCGGCTGATGGTTTAATCGTCTCCTCACCGACAGGATCTACGGCCTATTCCCTGTCGGCCGGGGGTCCCCTGGTTTCGCCCCAGCTCCAGGTCATGATTCTCACCCCCATTTGCCCCCACACCCTCTACGCCCGGCCCCTGGTGGTACCGGGTGAGCAGGCGATCCGGGTCTGCGTCCACGCCCCCGGCGCCGAGGTGATGCTGACAGTCGACGGCCAGCAGGGACTGCACCTCCGGGATGGCGACGTCATCAAGGTAACCCGGGCCGGGACCCCAACCCGCCTGATCAGGTTGCAAAACAACACCTTTTTCAGCCTGGTACGGGAAAAGTTGAAGGAAGGGGGGAGCAGGCAGGAGGATGAAAACCCAGCGCCAGCAATTAATCCTGAAGCTGATAGCCGCGACGCCCATAGCCACCCAGGATCAACTGGCTAA
- a CDS encoding TlyA family RNA methyltransferase: MAKVRLDLLLVQRGLYPSREQARAAIMAGEVLVDNVPVDKPGAAVPATAAIRLTGRHLPYVSRGGLKLARALEVFKIDLTGKIILDVGASTGGFTDCALQHGAARVYAVDVGYGQLAWSLRQDPRVAVLERVNARFLEPGLLGEPADVATIDVSFISLLKILPAVAGCLKPDGEIVALVKPQFEAGPGRVGKKGVVREASVHQEILQEVLAGVTELGLRVRSLTYSPVRGPEGNREFLLWLGLRGQALAEDTWPALIKEVVAAAHREVP; the protein is encoded by the coding sequence GTGGCTAAAGTACGTCTGGACCTCCTGCTGGTACAACGGGGTCTTTACCCCAGCCGCGAACAGGCCCGGGCGGCCATTATGGCCGGGGAGGTGCTGGTCGACAATGTCCCGGTTGACAAGCCCGGTGCTGCTGTACCGGCGACGGCGGCCATCCGCCTGACGGGGCGGCACCTGCCCTACGTCAGCCGGGGGGGGCTGAAACTGGCCCGCGCCCTGGAGGTCTTTAAGATTGATTTAACGGGTAAAATAATCCTTGATGTGGGGGCTTCCACCGGCGGGTTTACCGATTGCGCCCTCCAGCACGGGGCGGCCCGGGTCTATGCCGTAGACGTGGGTTACGGCCAGCTGGCCTGGTCCCTGCGCCAGGACCCCAGGGTCGCAGTCCTGGAACGGGTCAACGCCCGCTTCCTGGAACCGGGGCTCCTGGGCGAACCTGCGGATGTAGCCACCATTGATGTCTCCTTTATATCCCTGCTAAAGATCCTGCCGGCCGTCGCCGGGTGCCTGAAACCAGACGGGGAAATAGTAGCCCTGGTGAAACCCCAATTTGAAGCCGGCCCTGGCCGGGTAGGCAAAAAGGGCGTGGTGCGCGAGGCATCCGTCCACCAGGAGATTCTGCAGGAGGTGCTGGCCGGCGTCACGGAGCTGGGCCTGCGAGTCCGAAGCCTAACCTACTCGCCAGTCAGGGGGCCGGAAGGCAACCGGGAATTCCTCCTCTGGCTGGGTTTAAGGGGGCAGGCCCTGGCAGAGGACACCTGGCCGGCCCTGATCAAGGAAGTAGTGGCCGCCGCCCACAGGGAAGTTCCTTAG